In Allomuricauda ruestringensis DSM 13258, the following proteins share a genomic window:
- a CDS encoding DUF4331 family protein gives MKKTTKYLLGLGALVIAATVLVAADHIDAPSSAGTTADIADFYAFEPSEGSDNTVFVVDLQSNVLPELAYGTFDEDVLTEINIDLDGDLVEDQVIQAIARDGRMYFFGPIAPSQTGLSSEVNTDAALGDVEISGATAIVETTSDGVSLFAGPRQDPFFFDFFQFNGVISPETESAPGGFLPPEEAADTFDGANTLSIVVEIPNSMLGVPTATNALGLSVYKTWVTTNRKQ, from the coding sequence ATGAAAAAAACAACGAAATACCTATTAGGCTTAGGCGCCTTGGTAATAGCAGCTACAGTATTGGTTGCTGCGGACCATATAGATGCGCCCTCTTCGGCAGGAACCACTGCGGACATTGCCGATTTTTATGCTTTTGAACCCAGCGAGGGGTCGGACAATACTGTATTTGTAGTAGACCTGCAATCCAATGTATTGCCCGAGTTGGCTTACGGAACTTTTGACGAGGATGTACTTACCGAAATCAATATTGATTTGGATGGAGATTTGGTAGAAGACCAAGTAATCCAAGCCATCGCAAGAGACGGTAGAATGTACTTTTTTGGACCAATTGCTCCTTCGCAAACAGGGCTGAGCAGCGAGGTAAATACTGATGCAGCTTTGGGAGATGTAGAAATTTCTGGTGCTACCGCCATTGTGGAAACCACTTCGGACGGAGTGTCCTTATTTGCTGGACCAAGACAAGATCCATTCTTTTTTGACTTTTTCCAATTCAATGGGGTGATTTCTCCCGAAACGGAGTCTGCTCCAGGCGGATTTTTGCCCCCGGAAGAAGCTGCCGACACTTTTGATGGTGCCAACACGCTATCAATAGTAGTGGAAATTCCAAATAGTATGTTGGGGGTTCCAACAGCTACAAATGCCCTTGGACTTTCAGTATATAAAACTTGGGTGACTACAAACAGAAAACAATAA
- a CDS encoding mechanosensitive ion channel family protein translates to MIDPMSFKSEILFTIVLLAIIIALNSLSKRAIRRFGKTSSIDMNSRKIIFYLSNLLYYLVAFVGISLIWGVNWEDFSVFISSILAILGVGFVAQWSILSNLTASVILFFNHPLRLGDRIRVMDKDFDWTGKVEDISGFYLFMRTDDGKQITIPTNLVIQKGIEILKEEKSEPDLSADK, encoded by the coding sequence ATGATCGATCCTATGTCCTTTAAATCAGAGATTTTATTCACTATTGTTCTTTTGGCCATCATCATAGCCCTCAATTCGTTGAGCAAAAGAGCTATTAGGCGTTTTGGCAAGACCAGTTCCATTGATATGAACAGTAGGAAAATTATTTTTTACTTGAGCAACTTGCTGTATTATTTAGTGGCATTCGTAGGGATTTCGTTGATCTGGGGGGTGAACTGGGAAGATTTTTCTGTGTTTATATCGTCCATCCTGGCCATTCTGGGAGTTGGGTTTGTGGCACAATGGTCCATTTTGTCCAACTTAACGGCCAGTGTTATATTGTTTTTTAACCATCCATTGCGTTTGGGTGACAGAATCCGCGTAATGGACAAAGATTTTGATTGGACTGGAAAAGTAGAGGATATCAGTGGTTTTTACCTTTTTATGCGCACTGATGATGGCAAACAAATAACAATACCTACCAACTTGGTCATTCAAAAAGGAATAGAAATATTAAAAGAAGAAAAATCGGAACCCGACTTAAGTGCCGATAAATAA
- a CDS encoding anti-sigma factor: MDVEEYIASGILELYVAGALSPEENLEVQHYAIQYPEIRKEIEAIERAILELTEAASPKMPQDGFAKVKAEINDVIPFTPQATSSKGTSWGSYLGWAASILLAIGLFWMYMENSKLKSEIELTNQEKQSLEDILSNTQEEITSKETLLQEIRDRNVAVVALGGQTVSPESYAKVYWNKEENKVIIDAQGLPEPPDGFTYQVWSLKLDPLTPTSLGLLDGFASQDTKLFTMENVNESEAFGITLEPEGGSETPTLEQLYTLGAVGS, translated from the coding sequence ATGGATGTAGAAGAATACATAGCGTCTGGAATATTGGAACTCTACGTTGCTGGAGCACTGTCCCCCGAAGAAAATTTGGAGGTGCAGCATTATGCCATTCAGTACCCCGAGATCAGAAAGGAAATTGAAGCGATTGAAAGAGCCATCCTTGAACTTACCGAAGCCGCTTCGCCAAAAATGCCACAGGATGGGTTTGCAAAGGTAAAAGCTGAAATAAACGATGTTATTCCATTTACTCCACAAGCCACTTCAAGCAAAGGGACCTCATGGGGCAGTTATTTGGGATGGGCAGCATCCATACTATTGGCCATTGGATTGTTCTGGATGTACATGGAAAATTCCAAACTCAAGTCCGAGATAGAGCTTACCAATCAAGAAAAGCAAAGCTTGGAAGATATCCTATCCAATACCCAAGAAGAAATAACTTCCAAGGAAACCTTATTGCAAGAGATTCGAGATAGAAATGTGGCCGTAGTAGCTCTTGGCGGACAAACGGTATCCCCTGAATCTTATGCAAAAGTGTATTGGAACAAGGAAGAAAACAAAGTAATCATCGATGCGCAGGGTCTTCCCGAACCTCCGGACGGGTTCACCTATCAGGTTTGGTCCTTAAAATTGGACCCCCTCACCCCTACCAGTCTTGGATTGTTGGATGGTTTTGCTTCGCAGGATACCAAACTCTTTACCATGGAAAACGTCAACGAATCGGAAGCATTCGGTATTACTTTGGAACCTGAAGGCGGTAGTGAAACCCCAACGCTGGAACAATTGTACACCTTAGGAGCAGTTGGTTCCTAA
- a CDS encoding RNA polymerase sigma factor, whose amino-acid sequence MDLDNLIQQFQQKDTVAFETLYNMYAENICGAINVIVKDPERSQEICQDVFVKIWEKSNQYDASKGRFFTWLLNIARNAAIDEVRSKAHKNKKKNLPVDSLVGIFENGEDLNSKMDTIGLQSLLKGLKEKCILLIDMLYFKGYTQKEAAKELNTPIGTIKTRIRSCISNIRKNMA is encoded by the coding sequence ATGGATCTGGACAACCTCATACAACAATTTCAGCAAAAAGACACGGTCGCTTTTGAGACCTTGTACAATATGTATGCTGAAAATATATGTGGGGCAATCAATGTAATTGTCAAAGATCCCGAGCGGTCCCAAGAAATTTGTCAAGATGTATTTGTGAAGATTTGGGAGAAATCGAACCAGTATGATGCGTCCAAGGGACGCTTTTTTACTTGGTTACTGAACATTGCACGGAATGCCGCAATCGATGAAGTGCGCTCAAAGGCCCACAAGAACAAAAAAAAGAACCTTCCCGTTGATTCTCTCGTAGGTATTTTTGAAAACGGCGAAGATTTAAACAGTAAAATGGACACCATTGGTCTTCAATCTTTATTAAAAGGATTGAAAGAAAAGTGCATTTTATTGATAGATATGCTTTATTTTAAGGGATATACCCAGAAAGAAGCGGCCAAAGAGCTCAACACGCCAATTGGCACCATAAAAACAAGGATAAGAAGCTGTATTTCGAACATTAGAAAAAATATGGCATAA
- a CDS encoding DUF4331 family protein — protein sequence MKLRQSIYITALVLSFGLVVGCSNDDNGTDMMMDDDMMMDDDMMDDDDDMMGADFTGTFAQVDHLGRPGINTTLSFDMEGEASVKDAHNTTIPSEMSAAFQAGFQARLEQYHDVYALKLGLDPADVNYENNILGLDAATLTTVLAADVLEVAPDLPTTYFNPGTDLDNDGNVLVPDGDEVALTGRHPNDDIIDVSLILFFGGMEGDRFSGQDLDDDGMADLPRLTSDGVGLTANISTTFPYLGAPE from the coding sequence ATGAAACTAAGACAATCAATATACATAACAGCCCTTGTGCTGAGCTTTGGCCTAGTGGTTGGCTGTAGCAATGATGACAACGGAACCGACATGATGATGGACGATGATATGATGATGGATGATGATATGATGGACGACGACGATGATATGATGGGAGCCGATTTTACAGGAACATTTGCACAGGTAGACCACCTAGGTCGTCCTGGAATAAACACCACCTTGAGTTTTGATATGGAGGGTGAGGCAAGCGTTAAAGATGCCCACAATACCACAATTCCTTCGGAAATGAGTGCAGCGTTCCAAGCGGGATTCCAAGCAAGATTGGAGCAATACCACGATGTGTACGCCCTTAAACTGGGATTGGACCCTGCCGATGTGAATTATGAGAACAATATTCTAGGATTGGATGCCGCAACTCTAACTACTGTTTTGGCGGCAGATGTTTTGGAAGTAGCTCCTGACCTTCCTACAACATACTTTAATCCAGGCACCGACCTTGATAATGATGGCAACGTGTTGGTACCCGACGGGGATGAGGTGGCTCTAACTGGAAGACACCCAAACGATGACATCATAGATGTATCGCTGATTTTATTCTTTGGAGGTATGGAAGGTGACCGATTTAGCGGTCAAGACCTTGATGACGACGGTATGGCCGATTTGCCAAGATTGACATCTGATGGTGTTGGGCTTACGGCCAATATTTCAACTACATTTCCCTATTTGGGAGCACCCGAGTAA
- a CDS encoding tetratricopeptide repeat protein, whose amino-acid sequence MKTTIQYIFLPLALLFLVSCQQEETEFKTSRQDYDHFLASEPVKTTSKYFQLWDNKIKSDSMQLLSLGNVASEYSRFFKGTGDIKYLKDAERPLKKAVEIAAVGKSGYLRALARNYISQHRFKEALELAKEARVLGSGVNETQRLLFDLHMELGNYDLANQYLDSIQNMSDFGYLIRVAKWNDHKGDLDTAIQFMEKATAKAESSKNKDLLLWSYTNLADFYGHAGRIEDSYNLYLRALRIDPQNAYAKKGIAWIVYSHERNGAEALRILDSIMKKNKSPKYYLLKAEVASFLNDDMLKVQALENYYRVVDNNKDYGDMYNAHNVDFLLSMNVEQSAFKLAQEEVNNRPTPESYGWLAYSLLYLGEEQKAMGVIEKHVIGATYEPAILHQAAEIYKANGKKERVSELKQELMEAAYELGPVKEAQIASL is encoded by the coding sequence ATGAAAACTACAATACAATATATCTTTCTGCCACTTGCCCTATTGTTTTTGGTATCGTGTCAGCAGGAAGAAACTGAATTCAAAACGAGCAGACAGGATTACGATCACTTTTTGGCATCGGAACCTGTAAAGACCACATCCAAATATTTTCAGCTATGGGATAACAAGATCAAATCCGATAGTATGCAATTGCTCAGTTTGGGCAATGTAGCCAGTGAGTACAGCCGTTTTTTTAAAGGAACCGGAGACATCAAATATTTAAAAGATGCCGAGCGACCCCTTAAAAAAGCCGTGGAAATCGCTGCTGTGGGCAAATCGGGATATTTACGAGCTCTTGCCAGGAATTATATCTCCCAACACAGATTTAAAGAAGCATTGGAGTTGGCCAAAGAAGCAAGGGTTTTGGGAAGTGGCGTAAACGAAACACAGCGTTTGCTGTTTGACCTGCACATGGAATTGGGCAATTATGATTTGGCCAACCAATATTTGGATAGCATCCAGAATATGTCCGACTTTGGTTATTTGATCCGTGTTGCAAAATGGAACGATCACAAAGGAGATTTGGATACGGCCATTCAATTTATGGAAAAGGCCACGGCTAAGGCCGAATCATCCAAAAACAAAGATTTGCTATTGTGGTCCTATACCAATCTTGCCGATTTTTATGGACATGCAGGGCGAATTGAAGATTCTTATAACCTATACCTAAGAGCACTCCGAATAGATCCTCAAAATGCATACGCCAAAAAAGGTATAGCTTGGATAGTATATTCACACGAAAGAAATGGTGCCGAGGCTCTCAGGATATTGGACTCCATCATGAAAAAGAACAAATCTCCCAAATATTATCTGTTGAAAGCCGAAGTGGCCTCCTTTTTAAATGATGATATGCTCAAAGTCCAAGCATTGGAAAACTATTATAGGGTTGTGGATAACAACAAAGATTATGGCGATATGTACAATGCCCATAACGTAGATTTTTTATTGAGCATGAATGTGGAACAGAGTGCATTTAAACTGGCACAGGAAGAAGTGAACAACAGGCCCACGCCAGAGTCTTACGGGTGGTTGGCATATAGCTTACTTTATTTGGGAGAGGAACAAAAGGCCATGGGGGTTATAGAAAAGCACGTAATCGGTGCCACGTATGAGCCGGCCATTCTTCACCAAGCGGCAGAAATCTACAAGGCCAATGGCAAAAAAGAAAGAGTAAGTGAATTAAAGCAAGAGCTAATGGAGGCAGCGTACGAACTAGGGCCTGTTAAAGAGGCTCAAATCGCTAGTCTTTAA
- a CDS encoding CorA family divalent cation transporter, with the protein MITEFEENSWVINYSPDNYYNRKFSLQEDMQLSKGDKSITWVNTYGLEYMEEFRQMVGGNGLDDFLLRLLLNPKMGNKVIVLEDQLFIAAQILKTEGHGMESEQMYFVVSKDFNWCIQEKRGDHFDWIRQRIFENKGIIRKKRADYLLFFILETLINNYKDKYEESVIMENALDAIVKREPTPEFMFEVEQKKALIQEFKKASHGLRDIVVKLERVEVKGFQTKYFSELREQINGLITDIDSDIMELESQINLFFSVQGHRLNEVMKTLTIFSVVFIPLTFLAGIYGMNFENMPELKWPYGYFILLGVMLVVTIISIIIFKRKKWF; encoded by the coding sequence ATGATAACAGAATTTGAAGAAAATTCATGGGTAATAAATTACTCACCGGATAATTACTACAACCGTAAATTCTCTTTACAGGAAGATATGCAACTTTCCAAAGGAGATAAATCCATCACCTGGGTAAACACTTATGGGTTGGAGTACATGGAGGAGTTTAGACAAATGGTTGGTGGCAATGGCCTGGATGATTTTTTATTACGATTGTTGTTGAACCCAAAAATGGGCAATAAGGTCATAGTATTGGAAGACCAATTGTTTATTGCTGCCCAAATCCTAAAAACCGAAGGGCATGGTATGGAATCCGAACAAATGTATTTTGTGGTGTCCAAGGATTTTAATTGGTGCATACAAGAAAAACGGGGCGACCATTTTGATTGGATTCGCCAACGCATATTCGAAAACAAGGGAATCATCAGAAAAAAACGGGCGGATTACCTCCTTTTCTTTATTCTGGAAACCTTGATAAACAACTATAAGGATAAATATGAGGAAAGTGTGATAATGGAAAATGCATTGGACGCCATTGTAAAACGTGAGCCTACACCGGAATTTATGTTCGAAGTGGAACAGAAAAAAGCATTGATACAAGAATTTAAAAAAGCCTCACACGGACTAAGAGACATTGTAGTTAAGTTGGAAAGGGTAGAGGTAAAGGGATTTCAGACCAAGTATTTTAGTGAGCTCAGGGAACAGATCAATGGATTGATTACTGACATCGATTCCGATATTATGGAGTTGGAAAGTCAAATAAACTTGTTTTTTAGTGTGCAAGGACACCGATTGAACGAAGTGATGAAAACTTTGACCATTTTTTCGGTAGTGTTTATTCCACTTACATTTTTGGCCGGTATTTATGGTATGAACTTCGAAAATATGCCCGAATTAAAATGGCCCTACGGTTATTTTATATTGTTGGGCGTGATGCTTGTTGTTACCATAATCTCCATTATCATTTTTAAACGGAAAAAATGGTTTTAG